The DNA segment ttttttataccgagagtatttaaataaaataaaataatagataaTCAAACATATAGTACCATAGTGTAAGGACAATTTCCctatttttaatattcaagtCACAAAAGACAATTGCTTTTCATCGTTCCTGTCATTTAGCTCGGTGACCCTTTTATTTCTACTGTAATTTTAGATCTCCTGGTGTTACACATTTCAATATAATCAGACcaagccaaaagaaaaactgtAGAGGAAAATGTAAAAGTAATTTCAGGGTAGTATTTATATACAGGCAAGAGTGACAAAGCAGGATCGTATTCTGTTCTCCATCTTGGGAACACCTGGAAAATGGTCTCTGAGCGTCACTTTAAAGTCCTTAAATCACCTGGGAGTGTAGTGTGGGACAGGAGCCAATGTGGCCCTTCGCTGGCATCGATGCAGCTGTCACGAGGCCGGAGCGAAACCACaaaaaacatactttttttcatcaatCATTAGGTTTCAAATTCTAAATATAGCTTCTCtaagttatatttagaattgAAAGCCTGCTGCACACTCCTCATTCCATGTGTTTCCCTCCCTCCATATCTACTAATAGTTATATTGAAATTTTAAATTAGATCATTTTCATGAGTTATTCCTATTTCTTTTCCCTCAAAATAGATTGATATTGGAAAAATACCTTGTCGTAAAGTGTCTTAGTGTTATTGTTGTTCTTATTTTACTAATAGTTGTGTTGCTAAGAtagctttaattttttttttttaaaaatagccCCCAAAATGGTAGAATTACTCCATCAATGTTAAGCCAAATTGCAGTAAAGTTATGTCGTCGAACTACACGCGTAACTCCGACGCTATTTACCTATAATTATACTTCCGGTCCGGGGCGGACCTTTTATTTTCTCCGACGTCCTGTAAAGTTCCGTTTCCAGCAATTTCCTCGGTCGGCGAGTTTGCGCGTGAGCACCGCTACTGTCGCAGGCAGCACGCAGAGGCTTCTAGAACAAGGGTGGCCGGCCCGGCGTCATCATCAGTCCGAGTACTCACCCCGTTTGGGTCGTTCAGTCCTTATACCGCAGCTAACATGGCGAAATGGGGAGAAGGAGACCCGCGCTGGATCGTGGAGGAAAGAGCCGACGCTACTAATGTCAACAACTGGCACTGGTGAGACCCTCAGAAAAGGACACATTCGGCTAACTAGCCGGCTAATGCTAGCATCACGTTAGTATCCATATATCCACCGGAAGATTCATCCTTATTCTTGTACACTACTCACTCTAAACTTAAAAGAGTATGTAGGTCGGTTgtgttgagaaaataaaaattaaacattttaagcACAACAATGGACGAGAGCGGTCGATTTAAAGTTAGCTCCGTTGGTTAGCTCCACATGCCTGTTTTGATGTTATCTCAATCAAAACATTCGCACTGCGTTATAACAGTCGTGATTTCATGACTTACTACGTTGCATGACCgttttttgtaataataatgGCTATTTGAGTGAGGAAGTCCTGGGGAAAGCATGTGGGCTGGTGGTAGCATCACCACAACGTGTTACACTTACAGTACACATGAATTACCGGGTGTTCAGTTCGATCTTGATTATTCTACCCTCACTAAACGATGTACTGCCCAGTGTAGCACGTGGGATAGAATTAATGTTAATGTTAGAGATTGTTATCGACGTGAATGAAGTTCACTGTGGTGTGTGGTAGTCGACCTCGCTAAAGCCTGTATACTGTACAGGCAGTACTGTAATAGTATCGCCCGGTGTGAATTATGATTGAAAGATTTACTGATCCGTCTGTTTACAGGACCAAAGTTGTGTCGAAAAGTAGTTGCTGGATCATAAACTTGCATCACTGCTAATTCAAATTTCACTTTAAGGTATTTGATTATTGTTAAGTGTCccaaacaaaacataaacatcTTGACTATCATTCACAAGTCGTCTAACAAAGACCTGTGAATAGAACAGGGACAGAGACGATCTCGTTCCCAGGCCCAATGAACTGCTTGGTGTGTATCTGTTTAAGGTATTTATATGAATAGAAGTGGTTAGAATTTCTGTTTAATTGGGTTAAGTCAGTTAATTCATGTTTCTAAATATCATCGATTCTTTAAAGTGGCACCTTATAGGAGGTGCACTGCATGTAAGGGTGGACTGGAGCTAAAAATACACTTCCAGCAGAGGAATCCTCTGTTGCTGCTTCAGTCACTCTGGAATATTTATATCAGCTGCACGTCCTGTGGTGCCTGTGTTGGAGTCTGATGAATGTTTATGATGAGGAGTGGCCATTTGTTCACTTTATATCACGTTTATCTTGACCTTTCAGGACTGAACGAGATGCAACAAACTGGTCGACAGAAAAGTTAACATCTCTGTTAATGGGGTTAAAAGTGGAAAATGAAGAAGGGGCCTGCGAGATTACCGAGGTCGGCAAGGTGAAAGGAGAGGCCTCCATCAATAACAGAAAAGGGAAACTTATATTCTTCTACGAGTGGCTCCTCGAAGCAACTTGGACCGGTAGGTGTCACTTCAAAGATTCACTTGAACCAGATAAATGTGTCGACCACCtccaattttaatttaaaattttaaatctGCCAGGGAAATCGAAAGCTGGATTAAAGTATAAAGGAACTATCGAAGTCCCAAACCTGTCCGATGAAAACGACATGGAGGATCTTGATGTAAGTGTCCTCTCTGAAATCTTGGTCCTGGTCCGGTGGCATGAATTTAATGGTCTAATCTCCGTGCAGATTTCCGTTTCTCTGGGCAAAGATGAACCAGAGACGCCGCTGCTGAaactcatgaaaacaaaaggtgcGGAGAAGATCCGTGAAGCTCTTGGAAGCTATGTTGGATACTTGAAAACAGGTGAACCCTaaaatccacttcctgtttccaacCAAACCTCGTCTGCCCTTTTAAACATTTCTCTTCTGCATCCTTGCAGAGTTTACACAGGGTATGATTCTGCCGACGGCCAACGGAGTGCCCCCCCCACAGGCCACGTCCCAGTCGAAAGCCAAGCTAAACAAAACTCAGGTGAATACCAACGTGAATAGGCTGTAATCCAGTGTAATGCCATATAACCTCTTACCCTTGTGGTGATGTGTGGGGCAGATTTCGTCTTCAGGTGGCACGGCTGCCCCTGTCAACACTGGCGTCAAGATCCCCACCTGTAAATTCAGCATGAGGGAAAAATTCCTCACGTCTCCCGCCGATCTGTACAGAGTGTTTCTCAACCAGGAAGTGAGTGTCGACCGTTACCTCAGTGCAGTTCTGGGTCGGTGGTGACTCATTGGATGGTGCTTCCAGATGGTGCAGGCGTTCACACATGCTGCAGCAACAGTGGAGGGGGAGAAAGGCGGCAAGTTTCGGCTGCTGGATGGAAACGTCTTTGGTGAATTTACAGAGCTGGTAAGTGTTGCTGGTTGTTTATCGATGAGTTTGGTCGCTCACCGACGTTTGCTCGTCCATCAGGTGCGTGATGAGAAAATAGTCATGAAGTGGCGGTATAACAACTGGCCAAGTGGTAAGTACACCTTTATTACACCCACCACACTGCCTTGATTTGCTGGCAGTACTTCCTGTCAGATCAGTATTGTTCATGAGACAACTCATTAACGATGACTTCAActgaagatgcaaatttcacatTCATATCCACGAAAATATTGGATACTAGGGATGCGACGACCAATTGGTCTGCGATCATGATTGGCCGATAACGCGTGATATGTGAATGACAATCACgtgctcctccctactcgctgctcacttggCAGCAGCATGAGTTTTTTCACTCTGTCATGGAAAGCACACGCACGTGAAAATGTGTTACTAGGCTTCAATGCCACAAATTAAAGACGGtttttaaagcaccagcacttgacagagttTTCGGgggtcatgaaagtgagactggtTCCTCAGGAGAAGGCTGCGCGACATTCGGAAAGTTGAAAAAAttgacaaggaaaaaaaactatCCTGATCAGAGCAGGatttacataaaaatataactgcagataaacaaatataaattaaaaacaatgaaacaatatacaaaatacaaaacaaggcAACTATGTTTTTACctgcaaaataatatttatttccaaGGCAGTAAATAAACTATAGCTTTACATGTCATGGCTGCCGTACTGTCGTAGTGCACTTTTTGGAGTATTTTCTTTTGATAACCTTAAATTCAGCACCAAAACCGGGCGGTCAATCTTTATCCcacagtgtttttctttggttGAAAGAACGATGATTTCACTGATGCGACTACGTTCCAGAGCATTACTCGGCCATCACCATGAACTTTGTGGACCGGGGCAGCGACACGGAGCTGAAGGTGGAGTTCCGCGGCGTCCCCGAGAACGAAGAGGAGAGGACGAAAGAAGGCTGGAAGCGATACTACTTTGAAGCTATTAAACAGACTTTTGGCTACGGAGCGAGCCTCTTCTGAAGCTGCTCGCCTGTTTTGGTTTCTCTTTTTTAACTGTCTTGATCTTTCGGGCACATGCATCCCCACCGCACGATATCATTTAGGAGATCCAGTGGaagattcaaatgtttttgagtgaatggttttaaattttttttagttttttttttttcccttcaataaTTTGGACCCAGCCTGGACGGACTGATCCTTGTCGGACTGAAAGTGAGAGTCGTCCTTCCGTTAAGTGACAGAATTAACCGTTAATAAAATCAATGTTTCTGTTGTTACGGAAGAGATGTCGACAATTTAAAGTCTTCTTTTGCTGTACGTGTCACCTGCTGGACGTTGTCCGCAGAAATTCACTGGTTTATCTCATTTCAAATGATTAATTTATGTGCGTTCACCATCCGAGCGCCCGCCTCCGCTGCAGCTGTCACCAGGTGAGCAGCAGACGGATAACACACGCTGAACTCAATTGCAAATCTATTTATTCCTCATTTCATTCTGTAAACAAGAGACTAGTTTCTTGGAATAAAGCAGTCCATGTATGTGCTCCATCTCGTTTTAATTTGCTCTTTAATCTTGGCATTAAAGGTTTGCTGTTTTAAAAAacgttaatttaatttaaaaacgcTCAAAACAGAAACCACAAAGTACCAGGATGGAAAGAAAACCACTTCCAATTTGAGGGGGGAAATGTACTGGGCATCCAGTTAAACAATACGTCCAATCAACAAGTacctttaaaacaaaaacaattgttcAATCTTCTTTATATAATATTCATCTAAATTAGTAAATTATTTTTTCCATTGTCAAAAAGAAAATCCCAAATTAAATCTCAATGCTTTGAACAGAACGTATTTACGACTTATGTACATTTCAACACTTCGCTCCAACAGaaataatgaaattaaatgacttCAAAGACGCAGACGCTTGCAGTCACACCTGACAAATCAAAGGCAGATGAAGAGCTCCGCCTCCTacgagagaaaaaaatgcatatttttaaatggaaacaTTTATATCAAATAGGCAGTTTAATGATGTAATTAACAGCATGGCCGCTTGATGGTGCTGTTGTTATTAAATGGGAACGAAGGAGTGACTTTACACTGGAGCTGGAGTCCTGATCCAGAGAGTCCATTCTTTGCCTCGTGCCGACGTCCGAAGACTTTTTCACTGAAATTTCGTGCAGCTTTGACCTTGACAGAAGGGAAGTTGAGTTTCGGGTTAAAGTGAACCTTGTCTTGAGCTGAGAAAAAACCCAACACACCTTACATAGCCATGTCCGATTTTAGATTAGAGatgggttcttttttttttcttttgttcaacCACATCACTTTCAGATTATGAATCCAGTTTGACCTTTTATTTTCTCCCAGCCTCCTCCCCTCTTGAGTGTTACCTGTAAAGGGGCCACAAACTTTGGCTCCGGTTGTCCTTCTGAGCTTTCAGCACAGCTTGCTCCGCCAAGTCTTTGAGAAAGTGGAAGAGGGACTCGGACTCGATGCACTGCATCCTGTGAGGGGTGAGGCGAGGTCTAGAGTTTAGAGCAGCACCAATCACAGCTATTTGAAGTCTAAATATAtcattcgttttctttttttatttgattagaTCATTTTAATAAGTATAACAGTATTTGTAGCCTCAAAATCAATGAATAAAAGACA comes from the Synchiropus splendidus isolate RoL2022-P1 chromosome 16, RoL_Sspl_1.0, whole genome shotgun sequence genome and includes:
- the LOC128747779 gene encoding dr1-associated corepressor isoform X1 — encoded protein: MPGKKKKYNVCFPPSRIKKIMQKDPEVGRIAKAVPVVISRVLEMFIKSLLLKTCLITESKSSGTMSVSHMMQCIESESLFHFLKDLAEQAVLKAQKDNRSQSLWPLYRSKLHEISVKKSSDVGTRQRMDSLDQDSSSSEAELFICL
- the LOC128747779 gene encoding dr1-associated corepressor isoform X2, producing the protein MDAAAVCGENMRNSRIKKIMQKDPEVGRIAKAVPVVISRVLEMFIKSLLLKTCLITESKSSGTMSVSHMMQCIESESLFHFLKDLAEQAVLKAQKDNRSQSLWPLYRSKLHEISVKKSSDVGTRQRMDSLDQDSSSSEAELFICL
- the LOC128747779 gene encoding dr1-associated corepressor isoform X3 — protein: MQKDPEVGRIAKAVPVVISRVLEMFIKSLLLKTCLITESKSSGTMSVSHMMQCIESESLFHFLKDLAEQAVLKAQKDNRSQSLWPLYRSKLHEISVKKSSDVGTRQRMDSLDQDSSSSEAELFICL
- the LOC128747775 gene encoding activator of 90 kDa heat shock protein ATPase homolog 1-like; its protein translation is MAKWGEGDPRWIVEERADATNVNNWHWTERDATNWSTEKLTSLLMGLKVENEEGACEITEVGKVKGEASINNRKGKLIFFYEWLLEATWTGKSKAGLKYKGTIEVPNLSDENDMEDLDISVSLGKDEPETPLLKLMKTKGAEKIREALGSYVGYLKTEFTQGMILPTANGVPPPQATSQSKAKLNKTQISSSGGTAAPVNTGVKIPTCKFSMREKFLTSPADLYRVFLNQEMVQAFTHAAATVEGEKGGKFRLLDGNVFGEFTELVRDEKIVMKWRYNNWPSEHYSAITMNFVDRGSDTELKVEFRGVPENEEERTKEGWKRYYFEAIKQTFGYGASLF